One Acidobacteriota bacterium genomic window, CCCTGGCAGGGTTTTTAGGTCGCGCTAAATCCCATTGCGTTCACTCGCTCAAGCGCCCTGCAAGGCGAGCTTGCAAACGGATCAAGGCCGATTTCATCGCAATGCAAACACCGCTGGTCTTCACCATCTTCAATCGCCCCGCACTGACCGCGCAGGTTTTGGCTGAAATTCGCCGGGCGCGTCCGCGCAAGCTGTTGGTGATTGCGGATGGGCCGCGCGCGCAAGTGCCGGGCGAGCAGGCGCAATGCGAGGCTGCCCGCGCCGTGCTTGAACAAGTTGATTGGGATTGCGAAGTCCACAAGAATTACGCGGCGGAAAACTTAGGGATACGGCGGCGGATGAGCAGCGGGCTGGCGTGGGTTTTTGCCCAGACCGAAGCCGCTATCGTGCTGGAAGATGATGGCCTGCCGCATCCAACGTTTTTCCCGTTTTGCGAAGAGTTGCTGGAACGCTATGCCGACGACGAGCGCGTGATGCATATTTCGGGCAGCAACTTTCAGTTCGGACGGCAGCGCTTTCCGCACAGTTATTATTTTTCGCGCTACAACCACGGCGTCGGCTGGGCGAGTTGGCGGCGCGCGTGGCGGCATTACGACGCCGAAACGAAACTGTGGCCGGAGGTCAAAGCCCGGGGCCTCTTGCACGATTGGCTGCACGATGGAGGTGATACGCGGGCCGCCGTGCGCGATTGGACGCGAGGGTTTCAGCGCGTGTATGACGGCGAAGTGGATAGCTGGGCCTATTGCTGGACGTTCGCGTGCTGGCTGCAAAACGGTTTGAGCATCTTGCCGAACGTCAATTTGCTGTCGAACATCGGCTTCGGCGCGGCCAGCACGCACACCCGCAATCGCCGCAGCCGGTTTGCGAATATGCCCGTTGCCCCCATTGAGTTCCCGTTGCAACATCCGCCGTATGTGGTGCGCGATGCGCAGGCTGATGCGTTTACGCAACGGAATAACTATCAGCGGAGTTGGGTAGCGCGGTTGGGCAGTTCGGTTTTACGGATGTTAGCTAAGACATAAATCGAAGTAGCTTCTTTTCGCAGAGTGTGAGGTAGATGTCGCAAGTCAGAAACAATATTGATTTGAGCAAAGTAGCGTTTGTGCTGGTCGTACTTTTGGCCAGCATCGGCCTGCTCGTGCGCACTGATATTGCCACCTTTGCGGTGGCGGTATTGAGTGCAGGCGCGCTATGGTTTTTGTTCAAGAAGCCCGAATTAGCACTTGCCATTCAAATCAACGGCTTTTCCCTTTATCTCTACGTGCTCTACAAACTGAAAGTCGAGCCAGAGACAGTGACGACAGCCGGTTTCTATGCCTTTTTGGCTGTGGCCTATTTGGCAGGTGGAATCCATCTGGCCCTCAAGCGGCGGCGCTTTGAATTGAACCGGATTGATTTCATGTTCGGATTGCTCTTCGCACTGTTCTTCATCAGCTATTTGCTGTTCTCGCTGGATAACCAACAAGCGACCCGCAAAATTGGATACGCGCCGTTGCTGGTCATCGCGCCTTACCTTGGCGTCCAATTGCTGATGACCCGCGAACAGATACGCCAGATGCTTTATTACTGCGCCTTTCTAGCAGTGCTGATGATTCTGCCGGCGTTTTATGAATTGCTGGTGAATCCGATTTATAGCGAGTATGGGCGCTTTTCCATCTACACGTTTGCCAACAAAGGTGACAACCCGATTCTGTTCGGCATCGCCAATGCTTTACTGATTTTGGTCGTGCTGTTTACCAGCTCGGCCAAGCGCGCCTTCGGACTGCGCGAAGTCGTGCTCATCCTCCCGGCGGTTTACCTGATGTTGCGCAGCGGCGCACGCGGCCCGGTGGTGAGTTTTGTGGTGGCAATGATTGCTTATGTCGTCTGGCTAGGACGTGTGCGACCGCAGGTGAAGTTCAAGGTTTTTGCGGTGCTCCTTGTTCTGCTCGTCGCTGCCTACCGGTTTATCCCCGATACGACAGCGAGTTTTTATGAGGACTTGATCGCGCCGGATGTGCGTCCAGTAGATGTGAATTCGATTCAAGAACGCTTGGTCTTGATTGATCTGGCAATCAAAGACTTTCTGGCTTATCCGATCATCGGCGTGGGCACGGGCAATGCGACGGGCGGATTGGGTTATCCCCACAACGTGCTGATCGAAGTGGCGGCTGAATTCGGCGCAATCGGCCTGGTGATTTTCGCCTTGCTCTGCCTTTTTGTAATTCAAGCAGGCCGCAAATATCTGTACACAGAAGGCGAGGATGAGGAACGCTGGCTCATGAATCTGGTCTTTACGATTTTCATCTTTGCCTTTGTCGAAGCGCTGTTTAGCGCCTATATGGGCGGCGATACGTTGTTCTATAGCTCAATCGGCTTGGTTTCAGCCGTCGCCAAGCTGTCAGAGAAAGATTCGCTGGTGAAAGCCAAGGCGCTTGATTATTTGCGTTATCGCGAACGTGTGAGCGAGGACCTACCGAATGTCGCAGGGCTGGCTGAAGACAGCGGTTATTGACCAGCAACTTTGAACCATCAATCAGTTAATCAAACCCAGGTTGTCATTCCTGGGAGCGCAGGCGCCCTGATCTTATTGGCGAATGTATGGTGTGCGTGGCAAGCCCTGAAAGGGCGAAATTCAATAGCCGGGGGCAACGCCCCCGGCGCGCGCGAAGACAGTTCCCGGCCCTGACAGGGCCGTATTTGTAACCGGATGCGACCCCTTCAGGGTCGAGAGATGACACGTGCCTTCCCGTGGGCGGTGCCCACGGCTATTAAATGTCGCCCCTTCAGGGCATTAAAGCCAGCGTGGTGAGTTCGCCAGATCAGGGATGCCTGCGGCTCCCAGGGAGTGGCCGCGTTCAGGCAGTTTCTATGCGTATTGTCATTGACGGCACAGCGGCGATGAGCGGCGGCAAAGTCTACCTCGCCCACTTGCTGCCGCAACTGGCGCGGCTGGCGGCGGGGCACGAATTGATCGTGCTGCACAACGGCGATCTGGCGGCGGTCGAAACCGAAATGGCGAACGGCACACCTGCCGCGCAATTGCGGATGCAGCGCGTCGAAGGCTTGGCGGCCACCAATCGCGTCTGGATTGGCAAGGCTGTTGTAAAACTGTTCTGGCGGTTGGTCGTGTTCCCCTGGCATCTGTGGCGGCTGCAACCGGAGGTGCTGTTTTCCAACGCCGGGTATGCGCCGGGCTGGTTGCCACGCCGCACGCGGCTGGTGTTGGCGCTGCACAATTCGATGCCGTTGCGCGCCGAACTGATTGCGAACGAACGTTCGACGCTGCGGCGCTGGCGCTTGCGGTTGTTGCGTCGGTTGATGGGGCGGGCGGCGCGGTGCAGCGCGGCGACGATTGTCTTCAGCCACGATACGCGAGAGCGTGTGCGCGCGAGTTTCGGCATCACCGAGAATACGCTGGCCGTCGTGCATCACGGCATTGATTGGGGCGCGGCGGAACGGGCGCAGCCGCTGGACGAAGGCGTGTTGCGGCGCTTCGGCTTGACGCAACCTTATCTGCTTTTTGTTTCGCAATTCCATCGCTACAAAAACCTGGGCACGCTGGTGGCGGCGTTTGCGCGGGTGCGCGCGCGGCATCCGGCATTGCAATTGGCGCTGGTGGGCGATCAGGCTGATGCCGATTACTGGCGCGAGATTGAAACGCAAATCGTGGCGTTGGGCCTGACGGGCAACATCGTGCAAGTGCCAGGTTGCGCGCGCGAACAGTTGCAACATGTCTATCGCGGGGCGCTCGCTTTCGTGCATCCCTCGCTGGCCGAGACGTGTTCGTTCCCGTTGTTGGAAGCCTTGGCGTTGGGGGTGCCTGTGGCCGCTGCGCGGATGAGCGCTTTGCCTGAAATCGCCGGTGAGGCGGCGTTGTATTTCGAGCCTTATGACGTGGCGGAGTTGGCGGCGGTGTTGGAGCGGCTGGTCGTGGATGAAGCGTTGCGTGGGGAATTGCGCGAAAAAGCAATTGAGCGCGCACAGATGTTTTCGTGGGCAGCGGCGGCGCGGCAGACGCTGGAAGTGTTGGAGGCGGTGGGGCGGCGGCATTAGATCAGTTTGCAATTGAATGTACGGGGTCGTGTGCAGCGCCGGGACGGTACCGCGCGCGTGAGCAAGCGGCGGGTCAAGCAAGGCCCAGCGACACAACCGCGCCGTCTCCGCTTGCTGACGCGCGCGGTACCGTCCCGCTGCTCCGCGCTTTTCCCGTACATTCAATTACAAACTGATCTAAAGATCGCCGCACAGATGTTGCAACAACGCCACGCCCGTGATGGCGGCGGTTTCCGCACGCAGAATGCGCGCGCCCAGATGCACAGGCACGAAGCCGTGTTGCGTGGCTACCTCCAATTCAGTCTCGCTCCAACCGCCTTCTGAGGCGACGGCGACGCAGGCGGAATTTGCCGTTGGCGGCAACGCATGCAACCGTTGCCCGCCGTGTTCTGACAAGATCAGTTTCAGGCTGCTGATTTCTTCAGCGCAAAATTTCGGCCAACTCTGCGGCTCAGCAATTTCGACCAACGTGCGCCGCCCGCATTGTTTCAACGCTTCGAGCGTGATGCGTTGCCACCGTTGCAGTTTGTGTTCGGCTTTGAGTTGCCGGATGTCGCTGTGTTCGGTTAGCAGCGGGACAAGGCGGGTGACACCGAGTTCGGTGGCCTTTTGCACGACCCAATCGAATTTGTCGCCTTTGAGCAGGGCGACGGCCAGCGTGAGTTGCAGCGGCGATTCGACCGTGTTGGTGAGTTGCTCGATGATCGTAAGTTCAGCGCCGCGCCTGCCGACTTGATTGATTTCACAGACGTATTCCTGTCCGCAGCCGTCAAAGGCAAAAACCGGCGCGCCGACGGGCAGGCGCAAGACGCGCGCGAGATGATGCGCTTCGTCATCGGCGAGGGTGATGAGTGCGCCGTTGATTTGTGCGGGTGGCGCGTAAAAGCGATGGCGTTGCATAGGTGCCCAATAATTGAACTCGAAAACATTAAACAGGCTGGACAGGGTTTTCAGGATTCACAGGAAGCAGGGAAGCTGGAACACCATTTCTTTCCAGGCCCATCCTGTGAATCCTGAAAACCCTGTCCAGCCTGTGCAAATGCTTCCAGGTTACATCAGATGCGTTGAGTTTTTTGCGAGCGCAGCGCGAACGAAACCCATTCGCCGTCGGGTTTGCTTTCCAGCAAATCAAAGCTACAACGGGCGAGCAGCGAGAGCACGTCGTCGCCCTGTTCGCGCAGGATGCCGGAGACGATGAGCGTGCCCTGGCCCTTGATGACTTGGGTGAAATTGGGCGCGAGGTCGGCGATCACATCAGCGGTCAGGTTGGCCAGCACGACATCGAATTCCTGGCCGCGATACGACGAGAGTTTGTTGACCTCCAGCGTCAAGGCGTCGCTGACCTCGTTGATCTCGGCGTTTTCTTCAGCGACGATGATGGCTTCGGGGTCAACGTCAAAGCCGATGACTTGCGCGTTGGGCGCGAGCTTCAACGCCGCAATCGCCAGAATGCCCGTGCCGGTGCCGACATCCAACAAGGCGGGGGCGTTCGTTTTGGGCGGCCAGTATTTTTCGAGCAGTTCCAAACAG contains:
- a CDS encoding glycosyltransferase family 2 protein encodes the protein MQTPLVFTIFNRPALTAQVLAEIRRARPRKLLVIADGPRAQVPGEQAQCEAARAVLEQVDWDCEVHKNYAAENLGIRRRMSSGLAWVFAQTEAAIVLEDDGLPHPTFFPFCEELLERYADDERVMHISGSNFQFGRQRFPHSYYFSRYNHGVGWASWRRAWRHYDAETKLWPEVKARGLLHDWLHDGGDTRAAVRDWTRGFQRVYDGEVDSWAYCWTFACWLQNGLSILPNVNLLSNIGFGAASTHTRNRRSRFANMPVAPIEFPLQHPPYVVRDAQADAFTQRNNYQRSWVARLGSSVLRMLAKT
- a CDS encoding O-antigen ligase family protein; translated protein: MSQVRNNIDLSKVAFVLVVLLASIGLLVRTDIATFAVAVLSAGALWFLFKKPELALAIQINGFSLYLYVLYKLKVEPETVTTAGFYAFLAVAYLAGGIHLALKRRRFELNRIDFMFGLLFALFFISYLLFSLDNQQATRKIGYAPLLVIAPYLGVQLLMTREQIRQMLYYCAFLAVLMILPAFYELLVNPIYSEYGRFSIYTFANKGDNPILFGIANALLILVVLFTSSAKRAFGLREVVLILPAVYLMLRSGARGPVVSFVVAMIAYVVWLGRVRPQVKFKVFAVLLVLLVAAYRFIPDTTASFYEDLIAPDVRPVDVNSIQERLVLIDLAIKDFLAYPIIGVGTGNATGGLGYPHNVLIEVAAEFGAIGLVIFALLCLFVIQAGRKYLYTEGEDEERWLMNLVFTIFIFAFVEALFSAYMGGDTLFYSSIGLVSAVAKLSEKDSLVKAKALDYLRYRERVSEDLPNVAGLAEDSGY
- the prmA gene encoding 50S ribosomal protein L11 methyltransferase, encoding MKIWHALELEIAKAAEQAVTPQLWNAGTTGIEVSEDTPDRLSLRAYFDAAPDAAKLRTEIERALGFIGLPATALQKLEALTVADQDWLAEWKKGYEPMEIGARLLVTPSWKRAQVDATARLLIQIDPGMAFGTGTHETTRGCLELLEKYWPPKTNAPALLDVGTGTGILAIAALKLAPNAQVIGFDVDPEAIIVAEENAEINEVSDALTLEVNKLSSYRGQEFDVVLANLTADVIADLAPNFTQVIKGQGTLIVSGILREQGDDVLSLLARCSFDLLESKPDGEWVSFALRSQKTQRI
- a CDS encoding glycosyltransferase family 4 protein: MRIVIDGTAAMSGGKVYLAHLLPQLARLAAGHELIVLHNGDLAAVETEMANGTPAAQLRMQRVEGLAATNRVWIGKAVVKLFWRLVVFPWHLWRLQPEVLFSNAGYAPGWLPRRTRLVLALHNSMPLRAELIANERSTLRRWRLRLLRRLMGRAARCSAATIVFSHDTRERVRASFGITENTLAVVHHGIDWGAAERAQPLDEGVLRRFGLTQPYLLFVSQFHRYKNLGTLVAAFARVRARHPALQLALVGDQADADYWREIETQIVALGLTGNIVQVPGCAREQLQHVYRGALAFVHPSLAETCSFPLLEALALGVPVAAARMSALPEIAGEAALYFEPYDVAELAAVLERLVVDEALRGELREKAIERAQMFSWAAAARQTLEVLEAVGRRH
- a CDS encoding 16S rRNA (uracil(1498)-N(3))-methyltransferase; protein product: MQRHRFYAPPAQINGALITLADDEAHHLARVLRLPVGAPVFAFDGCGQEYVCEINQVGRRGAELTIIEQLTNTVESPLQLTLAVALLKGDKFDWVVQKATELGVTRLVPLLTEHSDIRQLKAEHKLQRWQRITLEALKQCGRRTLVEIAEPQSWPKFCAEEISSLKLILSEHGGQRLHALPPTANSACVAVASEGGWSETELEVATQHGFVPVHLGARILRAETAAITGVALLQHLCGDL